The sequence GTGGTTATAAGTCCAATTAATGTCCGTCATTTCTAGTTGATGTGCATTATAATGAATTCAAGCTAGGCAGCTACATGAGGACTCAACTAACTAGTACTATAACAAATAACTAGAGGGAAAAAATTCAATTATATTGATGGTTTAATAAgttgttattatatattattaattcatTGTCAAGTTATTTTAGACTAATAGCCAAAGAATTAATAATTACCTTTAATGTATATAGTAGTTAGTACCTTCCATGACCTTTTACTcctttattattttctatatggagtactagtttttctttttccttttttgtttggttGGACTTTACTCGTCGCCAAGAGCCAGAAAAATGGAAGCTAAAAGTTTCTAGGGTATTTTCTATGTTGAATGAATTTCATTCATGTTCTAACAACAAAGATCGAAAGAAATTTTGGAGCAACCACAGGGTTACCTTCATAGAATTCATAAGTTTCGAGTTTGAACTGTGAAATCATGAACGTGAGCTATTGAAGGATCAACTTATGGAAGTTcatgaattttataaaataataataatatcaagacATCGATGTTACCTTCTATGAAAAATTGACTACGGAGATTCACCCAAGAATTATTTCCTTGTGAGTTGTGACCTATAGATCACCAGTTCGATCGAGTATGAAACTAACCGCtcatatttttattactttttttccaATCACGTGTGAATACAAATGCTTGTCCACCTAATAATTTTTTCTACtaacataaattattatatttatagaaatataatttaattacttaTTGACGTGTAGCTAGCTTTAGAATATTACCTTGATCATCTGCTCCATAGCTCCCTAGCATCAGTATTCAACATTTCCCAATTGGTTAGCTTGTCTCTTGTATATAGTGTTCTATCATATGTTGCTAATCCTAATCTTAGTGAGCCATAATTATTACATCCTAGTCTCCTTCATTTAAGCACATTTGGAAATTTTTTACTCTTAGCTTGAGATGCATTTTCTTAATGGAGAAATTGTTTAGTTGCATTATTAGATCATGTTTTTGAATTTCAGCTTCCTCCATATATGTTTAGCCTTCCACAATCTTCTGTGTGTGCCATCCAAAATATCGAATTAGTTGTCAtcgcccaaaaaatattttacaagtAAAATTgcttatattataacttcaaaatCATTGATTGTCTATTTGTCTctttactctatttttttttttgggttaagcATGACGGGTTGAATTGAACTTGTCAACTTGAAaagtttgatttgaaattttgaacatatattttTAGGCCTAAATGAATATATGACCACCAAATTGCCATTTAACTAAGGAGCTATATATTTAAGATCAAATTAAATAGACACGACAAAATACTTAATAAATAGATTGAAACAAGTAACCTCTTGTCACTACAATAATATACGTAATAAGCAAAATCTGAAAAGACTAAAGTCAAATATAATTTcacatatgaaattcaaaaaaataaatacacaggTCTTACccttattatcattatcataaccATATGATAAAAGTCTAGAATTACTCATTTctaacatgaatatgaatgaatttatttgaattgtagtactataatttatatattcttaCTTGGACAGTGGACTTTATAAGTAGGAATTGCAATTCGAATAGGTTAGGTACCCCCATAACCATATCCTCACTCAAAAAGGCAATGAATCTAAAACGCTGTCGTTTCATATAAAGACAAGTAAAACGACATCGTACCATTACTCCGAGAAATTCTCACCGAACGACAAGAGTACGAAGCGAAACAAAATACTCGTAGATTGGAGTTTCCTTGTTAATCCAAACTTCGTAGGAAAAAAACTAAAACAGTTTTCCTTTTTCCAAGAAAATACCCTTTCTACTTCTCCCTTTAAATAGTTAACAATTGTTCATAATTATCTTTCTTGTTTACTCAAAGCgccaatattttttttgtaaattgatCGCAACCCCTTCAATAATTCAttgattttcttctcttttggtAAGTTTTAAAGATACCCTTTTGCGTTAATTGAATTTTGtgcaagaaaatataaaattgtgtgtagttcttttgtgggTGTGAAAGGGGTTTCTTGGATTTTGATGTTGTTTAGTTGTATGAAATTTGCAGGTGGAGATCAAAGTTTGAGTCTTTATCATGGCTAAAAATTCGTTCAAGCTTGAACACCCTTTgggtaactttttttttttttttcctgattcagttttttttttttttcaattgttaCACTACAAGGTGTTTAATTGTGCGTATGTGTCTTTGTGTATGGGTTTCTTGATGTTtgatgatcatagttcatgtgtTTGGTGTTTCAATCATGCTGAAAAACTTGGTGAGCGCTTGGCCATGTTTCTTTGTGAAATTTGAAAGAAGTAGTTTTTAATTTCGTACTGTAAAAGGATATTAGAAAAGTGAAGTTGTGCTcggccatgaatataaattggagttgttttttgaatttttgtgactgATTTGGAGTGAAACAGCTTTTTCTTGTCTTCCaaattcttgaaaaattatggAAGTTGAATTCccaattttcttaaatttaatggCCAAATGTGTTTTCCGTAGTTCAACTCTAGAAAAGGTtgaaaattttcatggccaaagaCATACAGTGTAGGGTTTCTGGTGTTTGTTATGCATTAAGTTGTTCGATGCtattaaattaggaaaaatgACTTGAGAATGCCTCTCAAGTCTCCATTAATTAAAAGGGACGAGTGGGTCTTgcaatattattaatattaagttAGAAAGGGTGAAGTCCCTGAAACAACTGCGTTAGTTGTCCCAACAACTATTCAATTGATTAACAACTTTACATAGTTGTCGAACAACTTGGCACATTTGTTGAACAACTTCCATAATTGTCGAGACAACTTCTATAGTTGTTAAAACAACTTTTACCGTTGTTGGGTtaaaagtgcaaaaaaaaaactgaaaaaaactTGTCACTTTTACCCAATTTTTGAAACTTGATAGACTCTTACTTAATTGACACATTCATTTGTCACTTTTAATTGCATCTCCCATTAAATTATTCTGATCAATTTAGTATCTTTGTTAACTGGTTAAATCCAGTATATGGTGAGTCAACAATGAGACTTGAACTTTTTGCGTGCATATAGGAGGTTTATCTCCctttattcacatttatactatCTAGTGGTTGAAGCTGTGATTTCCAGTTTAATAACCTTCTCTGGAGAAAATCTCAGAATTGAAGCTGTGATCCTGTTATATTGTTTTATATTCTGTTTTAATCTACCTGAGTATGGTGATTTGGCATTGAGTCTCCAAAAAATTTCTTCAGCATGCTCTCTTGGTAACAATCTTACTTTGCAGCATAATGTTATCATGTTAGAGTTTCCATGGTTGGCTTTTTAGTGTTTTTTCCATACGTAAGCATATctttataaataagaaataatgacACTCTTTTGTTGACTTTTCGACTTTTGGCTCAAAAAATTTATGTACTCTTTTACTTACTAACAAGTTTATGCACTTGAAGTTAACTTTTCAGCTTTTCTAGATTTCTCCTTAGTGTATCACCATTCCTTAGAAGTATCAAACAAAAAAGCTTAGTATTTAAGGTATAATTTCTGATGATTGCAAAATTTGCTTTTGTTTATAGAGAGGAGGCAGTCAGAATCTTCTCGCATCCGAGAGAAGTATCCTGATCGAATTCCGGTATGATCCTTGTTATCATAAGAAAGTCTTGCCATTAAGTTGCACCTGATTCTCTTGTTAGCTTCTCTCTGACATTCACGTTGCTTCCTATTTTAGGTGATTGTTGAGAAGGCAGAGAAGAGTGATGTTCCTGATATCGATAAGAAGAAGTAAGTTGCTACTTTTCTTTTTTACCTAGATGTTTTTGATGTTCAGTTTCAGAATCAAGTGCTTTTCTGAGCTCTTATCCTAAGGTAATAAAATCCACAGAATCctattaattgattgtgttttggCACGTGCTGCAGGCAAGTTGCATGATGCAACTTGCGTCCTTGTTTCCTTTCGTGGTTATTGTAGACATCAGGGTACAAGAATGTCTCTGTGTTTTTGATCAAATCTTTGGTTTCAGCATTCCTAATAATATGAATGTTTTGGGTGTTTCATGTTTTTATCTGTTAGTTTGAGACAAGGATATTATCATGGGTAATTGGGGGTGGTTATACTTTATGAAATTTGCAAGCATCTCAAGGTACGTTGATATTCATCTTTCCTACCACTATCTTAGGTGGGGAAAAGGAGTTCTAAATACCAACTACCAACAACCAGTAGGAGAATTGGCCACGAAGGTTGATTGGACTAAGGTGTTGTCCTTCCATGAAGTTATTGTAACTTAATATTTGAAAACATGGCTCACTTTTTTCTCCACGGAGAATGGAATTGTGTCTAAAATTGGCTGATAAGCTCAGCTTAAGTTAGTGAATTGGGGAGAATGAACCTATGATCATTCGGATGTTTGTTTCGTGTAACTAAGTGCAGTCAGGTGAAGTTCAAATGAAATTAAGTGTTCATTACTGGTCAAAATGTCGGAAGCGTTCAATGCTTTTATTTTGTCTGAGTGTGGATCTAACAAGTGAGAAGATAAAGTTGAATTGTTGTAGCTGCTCTAGTAATGCTCAGTTGTCTTAACTGGTGACGCAGATACCTTGTCCCAGCTGATTTGACTGTTGGCCAGTTTGTTTATGTGGTGAGGAAGAGGATCAAGCTCGGTGCTGAGAAGGCCATCTTTGTGTTTGTGAAGAACACTTTGCCTCCAACAGGTAAGCAATGTAGAGAGATTGTGTAGGTCGTTTACTTGTTAGGATTGTTGTGTAATTACATCTTCTTTCATTTCAGCTGCTCTGATGTCTGCAATCTATGAGGAAAATAAGGATGAAGATGGATTTCTCTACATGACATACAGTGGCGAAAATACATTTGGGTTCGTTGAGCTTGGAAATTAATCTCAATTGGTCTCGTCATGGACAGCTAACTGTAGTCCTCGGTTTGCATTGGACATATAAAATCAAACTTATTGTCCTCTTTGGAATAACCTGTTTTATGTACAGATGACAACTCTTGATCTCTTAACCCGAGTGCCTTTCATTTAAGTTGATCTTTCTGGAGTTGTTTACTTTTGTTTATGAATCCAACCACAATTACTGCATCATTTGACTCTTCTGTAATCTTTAGTACTTACTGTTTGTTGGAAGAAAAGCCTATAGCTTAAGCATGGTGTTTGCCAGACCTTATGGCGAAGATCATATCTTGCTAGCAATAAACTATCATTAGCTGATGTTCACTTCCTTTT comes from Capsicum annuum cultivar UCD-10X-F1 chromosome 2, UCD10Xv1.1, whole genome shotgun sequence and encodes:
- the LOC107859590 gene encoding autophagy-related protein 8C produces the protein MAKNSFKLEHPLERRQSESSRIREKYPDRIPVIVEKAEKSDVPDIDKKKYLVPADLTVGQFVYVVRKRIKLGAEKAIFVFVKNTLPPTAALMSAIYEENKDEDGFLYMTYSGENTFGFVELGN